From Montipora foliosa isolate CH-2021 chromosome 6, ASM3666993v2, whole genome shotgun sequence, a single genomic window includes:
- the LOC138007318 gene encoding Golgi-associated plant pathogenesis-related protein 1-like gives MRISAFLVTCLFAILTDSDGGMPFKEQCLYWHNYFRKLHQVPPVNWSSSLQKEAEDWVKYLADNNKFEHSPHNPGNLYMAGYRPNEYCSDAIWWFHQEEKFYNYSSPGFVYAAGHFTQVIWRNSKRIGAAWAIRKDGRLVVSIKYRPGGNYDGFFANNVFRPIAQTLDPEWGRAPPKRFRCPKRDIIATKTTIRPNITANITLTTIRPNITANISLTTIRPNITANITLTTIRPNNTANITLTKPNVKAVGKAIAGAPFFIGPLISAVWLIV, from the exons ATGAGAATCTCCGCTTTTCTAGTTACTTGCTTATTTGCCATCCTTACGGATTCAGATG GGGGGATGCCATTCAAGGAGCAATGTCTATACTGGCACAATTATTTCCGCAAACTCCATCAG GTTCCCCCGGTCAATTGGTCCTCTAGCCTTCAAAAAGAGGCAGAAGATTGGGTAAAGTACCTGGCAGATAACAACAAGTTTGAGCATAGCCCACACAACCCTGGTAACTTGTACATGGCCGGTTATAGACCCAACGAATACTGCAGTGATGCTATATGGTGGTTCCATCAGGAAGAGAAATTCTATAATTACAGTTCGCCGGGTTTCGTGTATGCAGCTGGACATTTCACACAG GTCATTTGGAGAAATTCAAAACGTATTGGAGCAGCATGGGCAATTCGGAAAGATGGGCGCCTTGTAGTATCCATCAAATACAGACCCGGGGGCAACTACGACggtttctttgcaaacaatgttTTTCGACCCATTGCTCAAACATTAGACCCAGAATGGGGTCGTGCACCGCCGAAAAGATTTCGGTGCCCTAAGAGGGACATCATAGCCACAAAGACCACTATAAGGCCAAACATTACAGCGAACATTACACTGACCACCATAAGGCCAAACATTACAGCGAACATTTCACTGACCACCATAAGGCCAAACATTACAGCGAACATTACACTGACCACCATAAGGCCAAACAATACAGCGAACATTACACTGACAAAGCCAAATGTTAAAGCTGTGGGGAAAGCGATTGCTGGTGCTCCGTTTTTCATCGGACCCTTGATCAGCGCTGTTTGGTTGATAGTTTAG
- the LOC138005549 gene encoding uncharacterized protein: protein MDAGINQATGKPVKKTAPLKSKTEEVITAQDQQLERWVEHYLDLYSRINTVSQEALDAIEDLPVLQELDAEPTTEEISKASDSLASGKAPGEDGIPPEIIKCGKSALLQPLHELLCLCWREGKVPLDMRDSSIVTLYKCKGDCSDYNNYWGISLLSEEGVYLHSRSEGKLFSLSRVKAKTKVQTVFLGEMLFADDTVRIALAVVGSRGAKRRGSYS from the exons ATGGATGCAGGCATCAACCAAGCAACCGGCAAGCCAGTCAAGAAAACAGCGCCCTTAAAATCCAAAACAGAGGAAGTCATCACAGCCCAGGACCAACAGCTAGAAAGGTGGGTCGAACACTATCTTGATCTTTACTCCAGAATAAACACAGTCTCTCAGGAAGCACTTGATGCTATCGAGGATCTGCCCGTACTGCAGGAACTTGACGCCGAGCCGACCACGGAAGAAATTAGCAAAGCTAGTGATTCGTTGGCAAGCGGCAAAGCACCGGGTGAAGATGGCATACCCCCTGAAATCATCAAGTGCGGCAAGTCAGCCCTCCTGCAACCACTTCATGAACTCCTGTGCCTTTGCTGGAGAGAAGGGAAGGTACCTCTAGATATGCGCGACTCCTCGATCGTCACGCTGTACAAATGCAAGGGCGACTGCAGTGATTATAACAACTACTGGGGCATATCTTTG CTTTCCGAGGAGGGCGTCTACTTGCACAGTAGGAGTGAGGGGAAACTGTTCAGTCTGTCCCGAGTGAAGGCAAAGACCAAGGTCCAGACTGTCTTCCTCGGAGAAATGctgtttgctgacgacactGTCCGAATCGCCCTGGCAGTAGTGGGGTCAAGAGGGGCGAAGAGAAGAGGATCTTACAGCTAA